In the genome of Crassostrea angulata isolate pt1a10 chromosome 6, ASM2561291v2, whole genome shotgun sequence, the window atttacacaAAGACTTACAAACACATACAATGCAATGCTTTTCATTTTCGAAAAGATCTAAAAGGAAGAGCTCGATGGTATTCCTTTCTATTATTCTCTCTGACTTTTGGACTTTTAGAAGTAGACAATTTAAACAGTCAAGTTATTTCCTATtaagtgtttttatttattatcaattaaatgtatatatctaaatatttgtaaataacactttttttacttttacttaAATAATCTtgttttttcacatttattctatttttgttttaactttttgACCGGTTTCTCCCATattaacaatataaaaaattgacgGTCTTTAATGTAATAATGATTTCAACTATAGTTATACCCCATGAATTTTTAATCAAACCATCGCTAATTAAAGTTATAACAATACAATACATCAGCTGAACTCAGATTTACATAATTCTCACACATTTTTCATTTGGTTGCAGTTTATTCATGCTTTTAGGGGTTTCAGATGGGTAATCGatatgataaatttttacaGTTGCTGTTGCAAGACTAAATAGAGTATATGCtatgtaaaatataaagtaaTTAAACTTTATGtagatacatttttaaaacgtGTTCCTCGATATGTATTTGGTATGAAACTTGAGTATGGGGTCTCTAAAGAATGTTGTCCTCATATTCTTGACATTAGATAGCAAACTAtacaaaacctttaaaaattcattataacgATAAAAAGAGGAATGTGAGGAAAGAAAAGAAACATAACAAACCATTTGATGCACTTCTTTCAATGGATACTTCTGAGTATCGGGTGTTATTTTTTCTCGCTCTGTAATTTACCACTGAAAATATCTTTGTCTTttatatcttttcttttttcagatatAGGCCACATGAAAACCATCTATCCTtctgttttcaataaaacagAAGTGAGAAAAGAACTAGATAGATTGCATGATCAGTATGTACTGGTCCCTGCTAGACAAGGCATGTGCCAACATTGTCTTTGTTTGCAAGGCACATTATATTCATTGCGTTTTTAAAGAACTGGGTTTCAATTCTACGTCTGGTAATTTTACTAACTAAAATTCTTACAGTAGTGAAGGAGAAACTTTAAAAGTACTGTGTAACATTGTACTACAGAGGCGGTGTAAATCAGATGTGGAAACTTTAGAAACTTTGAGGTCACATaatcttaccaaaatcaataacATCAAAACATACGATTTATACAACTATTACCCATgacaaatttaaatctaaatttttatgtcatcgacagttgtttctttttttaattattttttaatattcttgCCTTGTCATTTGAAAtcttaaacattattttgttaaaagccATTCTAATTACTCACACACTCACACAAGTACTCTAATGTTAACATATTAAAGATGCTTGAATTTttgatagacaacatctatgtagtttttggagaCCAGGTCTTCCAACAATAAATCGGAATTCCCATGGGCACAAAATGTGCTTCTTTATTGGCTGACTTATTTTCATATTCATACGAAGCAGAATTCATGGAAAAGCATGTGCAAGAAAAGCCGTGGCATTCATCTCCCcatatagatatatattgatgatgttttattcattaacaACTGTTACTTTTACTCTTATGTCAACTCAAAATACCCAAGTgagcttgaaataaaagataccataGATTCCCAAACATCTGTTTTATATCTGGATTTTTACTAGAAAAAGACGTtaatggtaacctaacaacactttatgataaacgttttttttttatcatcgtCAACTTCCCTTACGTATGTAGCAATATAATCACATCTTTATTGGGTTTATGTCTAAAAGCTTATTCATTTTGCAAGATCATGCTCTGtaaacaatcaatttattaaacgAGTCATGCTTCTTACAAACCAAATTGTGTGAACAAGAATATCAAGAACCTCGATTAAAATCATCTTTACGCGAGTTCTTTAGTTGATACATTGACCTTGTCAGCAAGTACAATGTTTCAATAGGATACACGTTGACTGCCGTTTTTCCTACTTGTTAGACATTATTTATACACCGGACAGACTACGGTTTCTTCCGTTTTTCATTATCTTGACAATGAGAACACTGCGGGTGCGACCGGTCGGCAGTGGAAGCTTACTCCTACTAGGCACCTAATcccacctctatctttttagaggtatgtgttgctctgctttaaaTTCGTATTTCGCTTTATGGATTTGttagatggttgacagtttgttattgctTTTTTCACTTTGCATGCAGTTTACaaagtttttacaaaaatatgagGAAAGCAATAACACGTTAAATCTGTTttcatgtaaaatgaataaatgaactAGGAAGGTGCTAAATATATGGTAAAGCAAATATAGGAGAAtgtggtatttttttaaaaagatgctttTGATAACAATTTACCTGTGTTCTTTTCATTTAcggatgttaaagttttctctggaaaaatgaataaattatgcagcattttttttaacaaagtatTTTTAAGGAGTATGATTATGTTATTTGAACTGTTTATAACATACTGTAAAAAAAggaattgtaaaataaaaaaaacattttgaaaattaatatctaGAATGGGTTGGATACATCAACGTGTTGTGATAATAAAAAGTATTCCTTTACTTAATGATGCAGAACGCTGTGCAATAAACCCAGTTCGACCTTGGTACATGTCTTGAAATGTGTTGATACATTTGTTGACGACAATAAATGAGGGAAAACCTTTACCTTAAcagatatttgtttttatttaccaaGCCTACTTAAAAAAAAGCGTCCTGCACCTGTTCAGAAAATTACTCAAGAGGGATAGCCTTAGCGGGTGAGGTAAGGCTGCATAGGGGCAATTTCCTGCAAATGACCTACTTCAAATGCATGAATGAGTTGTTTCATTCATACCGATGTATTTTGTGGAGTTTATCCTATGCACGTGTTCGATGATACATTTAGTGCATATAGTCACTATGATGtcatattatgacgtcattattcTTTACAACTCCGAAAAGTAAACGACATTCGATAAACGGCACTGGTGCCACAAGGGGATACCCAATGACCCATAATATTCCAAACGTTGATGATATAAGTGCAACAATGTTAGCGACTCAATCGGTAAgagtttattattaaattttgacaAGAAATGCAAGGAAAATGCAGAGGATAGTATCTGTTTGtgctttttgtgtttttttttatcaaatagatCTTTGTGTAGAAATTTTGTAGCAGTTATATAATAATCTATTTCGTGTTATAGTCTATCCCAAAATATTCCTGCTGCACATTTTCGATAAAAATAGACATATTTGAGAAAGTAAAgcaattgaaatcgataaaatggaattttttaaagatatttttattgacacaTCATTTTTCACTCGAAAAAATTCataggaacgaaaacaaatttcttatggagatttaCAATAGGGAATGTTCACATCTTTTCCCCATTCAAAAGTCATTTGAAATACCCTGCgtaatatttcaacgttattatCCGGGTCCGCTGCATTACATAATCCCGTTAGAAATCACATTTTTAGCCATGTATCGAAATCTGACAAGCTATACGGGTCGTTTCAACCAAAAATCTTGGAAATCGTTTATACTTTTTAATGTACATCATTAAATTATTGAGGTATACATAGCTATCACGTAATTAGGCAAACGTTAAAAagaggatatcttgggacagtgTATACATAATATCTAATTTGTTTGCGAATTTTTAATTGCATGACTCTGCGCCAAACCAATAAACTTTTACATTCATTGAATACTATGTCCTTGTGACGTCACCAGGTATGATTTTGTCTACATGttttaatgatatacttctcataAAATCATTGATTCAACTTAAACTCTAAATATCTGGCAAGGAAATTGAGAGAATATTGCTTGGCAATGCCGCAACACTCTACGAAATATTCACATTACAGATTCGTgtatttttgggttttttatgtttcatataTTGAGACAATGAATCTCTCCGCACTTTTAAGATGCTAAATActataattatatgcatatGTACCTTCtcataattttataattgtatCATCATAAAGGGTACAACCAAGATTTTAATCAAtgcaacattttgaaataattctGTGAAAAGGGCAAAATATAGTGATTACTATATATGTTTAattgtatttgaaaataatgagcAGATTAGTTCAACTGTTGAAATTGTACATTCGCTCGATAGTTACAACCCCTCTCCCTCTGTGCGTCAGCAGTAACAAAGATATGATTCAACAAAACCCTTCAACCATATACGGTGCaatgttctttattttttgaaaagaagaataGAGTCATGCTTTCTCTTATTATTGTTGACTTTTATAATCTTCGAATTAGACAATATTTTAAAGCTGTCTTGATTCGTCTTCTTTGAGCACGTAGTAAGCGATGGTGAAAAATTGAatataagaaaaaacaaatcattatttaGTTCAATTATTGTCTTAAATGTTTGTTGACGAGAATAACCTGTGAAAATATATACCCAAACAGAGAAGACTTGCTAGAATCTACAATATTAAACATCATTATAACTGacaattgtttatttgttaacGGTTTCACAAATGTATaacctattacatgtataatacttgATACAAACAGGTGTTATTATTGCTTATGTAAAATACCATATGCCGGTAATCGAACTTTgtaatttcaaacattttggATTTTGCTCCATTGTGTATTGCTTGGGTTTCAAGTCAAATcgaaatattgattaaaatatcaatctgACATTCTTGTTGTTCTTGCTGTTTATAATGTAGATTTTGGACCACACGTTAAGTtacatttgttataatttacAGTTCTTTCTGCTGTTtcccaaaacaaaaaaataactatGTAAATCCGGTGTATATCCACATTATATGTAATGTTACATGTTAATAAATTGGGTTCAATCATTTAAATTTCCACGCGTAAACATGTATAATGCTGTCTATTGCTATATACTGCAATATGCAGGACAGTTTAAGTTTGCATTAACGTTGATGTTGACGGCATGTTCTCtttcgaataaaaaaaaatcccgataAATCCACTCTTTTcaggtaatgattttaacataagaaaacatagaagttgaacttcatatttatataatatattcaaatgaGTACAAATGCACTTCTCCAGGATTACCtataattatcatatatattttcagcaaaacataattgaaaatcttagaACAAACAGTGTTTAATTAcggtttcattttattttgttagtCTTTAATTTCATACAACATGTAGTACTTAAGTATGGCAAAAACATTATCtttataataaacaatatatttttaaatagaaagTAAGAACATAAATTGgatgtaaattatatttcaattaaatcaGTATAATACGTTTTTCAACATTCAAACTCACAATTATGAAACAAACATAATAATGACATTTTCATAATACCTTATTTCCaccaaaaaaagtattttttttacgcAAAACAGAACACATGTAATATTAAGCTTCATAGGTCCTACGGAACATATGTTCAGTTTTAGTCATTCACACAGGAAAAATCACCAGCTTCAATCCTGTCCTCTGCAAAAATTAACAATACAGGTCATTGTTTACGAACACCCAAATATCACAACTTAATGAATATGAAAGTATGAGAAAGACAAATGTCGTAATATTATTGTAGTTAACGAATCTTACAAGATATTATTACAATCTTTATAATTTAGGGGAGGGGGGGTCTGAAGGTTAAACATCTAGATTTCTAAAGTCATATAGAATGATTAAAATGCTACAAACAGTCTTCAACGTTTTCACACTTACcttttgttatttcatttttgaagcaTCGTCATATTTACGTATATAACGTCTTTTTGTTCTACAATTAGTTCCGGTGGCGTCATTGGGTGACCAACATCAGAGTATCTAACCAAGGAACTGGCCATCATGCCCTCATCTAAAATTATGTCAACGGCAAAATGGATAAAGCGTTTGAGTTGGACGTTATAatgagacagacagacagagaagTAAATAGAGAGGGTTTGTTTGTAGTACAATTCGTTTTATTCCGTGAACTATTGCCATCACCAAATCTTTTTGATTGCAATCTGCAATGGAAAATTATAATGTTATTGCAATATTTGAAGGTGAAACCACAGATGCACTGTTtcttttattcagtttaaataaaccCATTTGAATAACACATAGTAAAACATTTCGTTTGATCGACTATAAAGTTCTTTCTTACCCGTAAATAACTCTCAAAATTATGATCATCAGCACAACTATGACGATTGCTAGACCAGACAACGCGAGCTGTTTAAACAGTCCTAACGATGGTCTTCCGTCTTTGTCCAAATCTATGAATTATTCATTTGATAACAATATTAGCGGAAACGTACCGACTAAAACATATGCCTCACGTATTTTTACACAAACCGTTTTGTGCAATTGtccatattaatatatatatatatatatatatatatatatatatatatatatatatatatatatatatatatatatatatatatataatataaagggATAACACAGTGAGAAAAACACCTTGAgttgaaaatttcataaaaaatctctttttagaaatgtatttcatttcatCTACTGCACAATATAGTGTGCATCGTCAAATTGCAAAAGCAcgttaaataattatttacttaCCATCTTAAACTTTAAGTttgcatttaaattaaattggtTTTCAAAAGATCGGCCCAAATCATTGTATACATTGTGAATTTTATAGCTATATCTTGAAATTCAGGCTTTAACCACTATCTCTAGAATTTAGCTGTACGTATTAATGCTTGTCAAGATTATGGATAGACCTGGATCATTAgcagtttatttgcaaaaaggTTTAATAGAGGAACCATGTAAAAAAACAtgcatttgtttttacaattactttttttaagcACAAGATAcaaatcatgtttcaaaactgtTTGTAGGATATGTGTTTTCTTACAGAATTGTAATTATCACATTTcgtacttaaaaaaatttaaatttaaacattagtATGaggaaaaatattattaaaattccACTACAGTTAATACATAAACACCGTAACTTTCTTATTTAGTTTCCAATTTAAAACAATCATAATTAAAGGGGCACAAAAGACCGAATAATAGAATtactttcatttaaatattaattttaaattatttcaaatcatgcccatatcaaaataaagtttgttgtaactcatttaatttaatttttaaaatcaaaatagtatttaaTTGCATTGATTAGatcttttgaaaatatattttaaagaaattgcaAATTGATTGTTGCGTTCAAACCGACATCTAATTCATACAGCCACCTACCCGATGCAGCTTCCGGACATCCTAAAGCATTGTCACACATGGTTATATTACAGGAACAGGTTTCCATACACCGTCTTCCATAATACCCCTGAGGACAACTTTGACTGCAATTTATACCAAACCCTCCGACACAGACTGGAATGGAAAATTCGAAATTTTGGGTAGATTAATATCTCTAACTCAGCTTTTATGTGAGAAAAATAACGGTAATGGCAAACGGCAGCCACGTACAGCAATTTGCTATTCAATATCAAGCTGTCACATCCTAAAGTATTAAAGAGGTTCGCTCCTTTGGTTATGGTAGCCATTTTTGGTCACCTCTGCTCTTAAAATTCTGCATCACATGTTAATTCTAGTTGTAAgtctatattttacaatgcaaaaatagactatattaaataaaatcgtttttaaaaaattacattttgacagagtttagtaagggacTTTATTTTGTGCCGGAAGATTTTCAAGAAGGtaataaacattttccataacTCGatagttttagagtactgttactttagcttcctaattctcagcgcagaccaaacttctagatagtttgtgtattacgaAATATTCGGGATGttctaaaaacatatttttacaatattttgatatttctattgatatttttggcatatttagtttatattttatagaagataagaaaaaattaactctAATATTGGCCTAAAAATAGCTTAATTCATACTATATCTCAAATCCTTGAGATGTGGCCcctacttgttttacttttaaatgagacattaaatgtatgtctatgggtatgcaaagttttagaaagatgacattactataattattttaatttgcgttcacaggatgaatctctgccattcagtcaactgaatgttaacggaatggtctggaaatgtgactgaatggcatagctatgccattcagtcacctttcagttacctttcagtcacatttcagttgactgaatggcagagattaaTCCTGTGGTTATAATTAGATTACTCCAAAATTATGTAACATctgttgttgtgttcattatgaACTGGCCTTTTAAACTACCTGTAAAGCaggaatttttaaactttgacttagattttacttttatagtcactacatgtgttcaacttcatacgGTATCAAAATCATTACTAATtaatagttcaaactataaataattgcttgatttcttcaaattatgaatttctatgttaaattttagcACAAAATTCAGGaaagttatcattttttgttaggggccctatatttccaaaaaatggcatgtgacaatggtcacaaataaaataaatgaacattataGATCCGcatctttatatccaagtgGTTTTCGGATTATTGACTTAAGACACCATTTCTTTTACCCTTCAAGATgtgattcttttttaaaacgttAAACTGCTTAATCATACAAGCAAAAAACGTCTGTAATGaacaaatgacaataacaaaccgtgaaccatctcaaaaatccataaaacgaaatacaaattcaaaacagaggaacacggacctccaaaaagattgaggtaggatcaggtgccttggaggagtgagcatcctcggTCACACCCGCTGTGTgatctttgtcgtaatcggggggaaaaatcggaaaagtccgtagacaattaaaTGTATATAGAGGTCAGTACTTCGATCTTCGCTTTTGCCCCATATTGAATTTATGAACCAATTAAAAACCATGTAAGGTAACTACAAACCATGTTATTAACAAAATCTACACTGTTTTAACAGTAAAGATATTACTGCGTTTATGTTTCACATTGacagtaaaaaaaacaatgtttatgCATGTACTTACCAATGCACTGCATTAAAGTATCGTTGTAAACAAAGTCTGTACAGCATTCTGGAATAATTCTGAAAAACATCATTGTTCATTTCACACTAATTTACTCATACTCTAATTTTTTAGGAAATTCTAACAGATAGAATGTGATCAATTTTAGCGTACACAGAAtacaacaaatttattttaacgCACGTGCTCCGATTGCAAATTCCGTCATCTAAATCTTCAGCAGAActacaaatatttgtaaatagGTCTGCAATCAGGAGCAGTACAAGACAGATCAAAACCATTTTGGATAAAAGGAAGAACTTTCGAGGTTTgatcattttatatcattatctCGTTgaactttgttttatttaataatttctaaTTGTCCGTACCCTTTTCTAGTAAGCCGGTACGTGTCAGCTAACTAGATAATATtttttgcagattttaaaaCAGTCTGCGatgcattttcaaaatttgaaatttgctgCTGCAAAAAGAGGATCTTTTGAGAGTTCTAAATGTAATTTACTTCTGTGCAAAAAAAGACGAAAACATGTGTTACATTTCTTTGATCAGAAAAATTACTTCCCTGTTAATAGCAGATCAAGGCCGACAATTATGCAATTATTCTAAATTTGGATTTCCGCGAATACAcgtttcttttaaaagtttctagtctgtatacgaaacacaagaaatatttattaaaaaattatctatttTTGGGAGCTGATTtgaatcaactctcctatgcagttactctggcaaaccgaaagtgaaacagcgtttggacctaagcacaaatcatcacagCTGacaagttcttgaaaataatagaaaatttcgatgtaatttatgctgaagcattgtttttcaaggaaacttatctataaacactttgaaaatagtcagattttattaAATACGAACAATTCAGATATTTTTGTGGTCTCATGTGTTCCTATGCCAGAGtttaataaagtctcgttcaacaagacgctcggctgtctccgtaaatttcAGACAAGCGGAGAGGTCCTCTTGCTTGTCGCAGATTAACGGAAACAGTCGAGCGTCCGGTtcaacgagactagagttcgacatcaatagtgcttggatccatacgatttttagaattgtttcgattactaatacatagattgaaatctatctttaaatattacacaacatgattcatatggggtttctcgaaattcttgtcggaaaagtctaaatattcatttaattaaaaagtgcgtaattcaaatacagactagaaactaattgccatgcaagataagttgatttttaaataaatgataatcgataaaatcaactcctgtcaGTACGTCAGTACTCTGATTACTCTTGTAATTACGATGTATGATAGAAGCCAAGTTTGTATAGTTTTTTGGGAGAAAAATATGTTCTTGGGTGCTCTTTTTTCAGCCCATGTGCAAATGTTACAATGGAaactcattttatttcataaaggaTTTAAGATCCATACAATTAAAAATTGACAAATcttgaaccatctcaaaaatccataaaacgaaacacaaattcaaagcagagaaacACGGACCTTAAAATAGATAGAAGTAGGGTCAGGTGCCTAGGAgtagtgagcatcctctgctgaacGATCACACCCGCCGGGTGCTATTTGTCAATTGTTCTCAACTATCAAGAACTTTAATGCTAGAAATAAAGAATGCAATAAGCATGATtaattacctaatcaaagggattttgttgttttattacaaattaattattttcgtCTATTTTGTATGCGTATTCAGATTTGAAAGTGATCTATTagactgccggtcaatagactgcgatctattagactgccggtcaatagactgtgaactattggaccgccggtcaatagactgcgatctattggaccggtaACTTATTTTAGGAAAAGTGAAATTGCTGCAAGATTAAAAGAtaactttattatgtttattttactattgttcttaaaatttatcttcATGGTTTGAAAACCTTCTGTAATTTATAATTGTAAACACAAAATACTAAACACggaataagtttaaaaaaattatttaatgcctgaacagtcaatagaccctatttttttcccttggtgcagggaacagctcagtatgatctattgccctcggtcGTTGGCATctggcaatagatcatactgagctgttccctgcacctcagGATAAATATTCGActcctcaagcattaaataattgtatactgtCTTATTCATGTACTTTTGAATTTTCCTTTTATGCTGAAATACGTGTGTAATGATTCAATGATAGTAACATGCAATTGAATGTTAACCGTTTACGTATTCTTTTTTGTGACTGAATAATAagtttattttagttttaaggattatgtttactcagaatgaaaaaaaaatccactgatgatattgaaaaaccatctattgcgTGTTATGGACCTTAATTTTAGTGTtaaatttcactttaaaaaaaataaggtcaatgacctacttttagagttaatggccattgaatattttttgaaaaattaagaaaaatcacTAAAAATTGTACTCagtgattgagattttcttgattgtgaaaacaatacaaatggCTAAACtcttttaataatgaaatatatatgtagtttatgaatggcagtgacactaatAAGATTCAAAGCAATAAATTTTCATCgacaatttttatgaatattccagtcagaatttcctctatcagttttcaattCCCTATCCATTTTTTACTTCgattaacaaaattttatatgaGTTCAATGATCCAAATTTTTAGATATGGTATCTTGCATCGCTTTAAGCATTATTCACCATTTTTGTACCGTGTGcaatacaaaaatgtatataaaaaaataagataaaaccAAAAGAAATATGCAAACTTATGTTGGATAACGTTACTATTTATcagatttttgtttacatattgaaaATAGAATACAAGTAGACAGATGCAGTATGAGCATGTACAAAACAGAATcgcaaaatgttttaaacaaataagatACAGTGTATAATCGATATAATCCAATGTCATTTTCTGTATTAGCCGAACTTTGAAGCTCCTTctcaaaacaaatcatttttaatttcactttaaaGAGTATAGTTTCTAAATGCTTTAAAGTGTTACTTGAACGTTCATACAAACAAAATATCTTCCTGAT includes:
- the LOC128190182 gene encoding uncharacterized protein LOC128190182, encoding MIKPRKFFLLSKMVLICLVLLLIADLFTNICSSAEDLDDGICNRSTIIPECCTDFVYNDTLMQCIVCVGGFGINCSQSCPQGYYGRRCMETCSCNITMCDNALGCPEAASDLDKDGRPSLGLFKQLALSGLAIVIVVLMIIILRVIYGCRLQSKRFGDGNSSRNKTNYEGMMASSLVRYSDVGHPMTPPELIVEQKDVIYVNMTMLQK